The Acidicapsa acidisoli genome contains a region encoding:
- a CDS encoding catalase: MKKLTTAAGAPVVDNQNIQTAGPRGPALLQDVWFLEKMAHFDREVIPERRMHAKGAGAHGTFTVTHDITKYTKAKIFSEIGKTTDMFARFSTVAGERGAADAERDIRGFALKFYTEEGNWDLVGNNTPVFFLRDPLKFPDLNHAIKRDPRTGMRSANSNWDFWTSLPEALHQVTVVMSDRGIPRSFRHMHGFGSHTYSFLNAKNERYWVKFTFKTQQGIQNLTDAEATDLIGRDRESHQRDLYESIEKGDFPRWTLYVQIMEEKDAATYHINPFDLTTVWPHADYPLIEVGFFELNRNPDNFFAETEQVAFAPSNIVPGIGFSPDKMLQGRLFSYGDAQRYRLGVNHHQIPVNAPKCPFHSYHRDGQMRVDGNRGGTIAYEPNTKSEWQQQPDFTEPPLAISGDAYHFDFRVENDYYTQPGNLFRMLSAEEKQRLFDNTARAMGDAEKHVKDTHIANCTKADPAYGAGVAEALARLAAGSEVVLA; encoded by the coding sequence ATGAAGAAACTGACCACTGCCGCAGGGGCGCCGGTCGTCGATAACCAGAACATTCAAACCGCAGGCCCGCGCGGCCCGGCGCTGTTGCAAGACGTGTGGTTCCTTGAAAAGATGGCCCACTTCGATCGCGAAGTGATCCCTGAACGCCGCATGCACGCCAAAGGCGCTGGCGCCCACGGAACATTCACCGTCACCCACGACATCACCAAGTACACCAAGGCAAAGATCTTCTCCGAAATCGGCAAGACGACCGACATGTTTGCCCGCTTTTCGACGGTCGCAGGCGAGCGCGGCGCAGCCGACGCCGAGCGCGACATCCGCGGATTCGCCCTCAAGTTCTACACCGAAGAGGGCAACTGGGATCTGGTCGGTAACAACACACCCGTCTTCTTCCTACGCGACCCCCTGAAGTTCCCGGACCTGAACCACGCCATCAAGCGCGATCCGCGCACCGGCATGCGCAGCGCCAACAGCAACTGGGATTTCTGGACCTCTCTCCCCGAGGCGCTTCACCAGGTCACAGTCGTGATGAGCGACCGTGGAATCCCGCGCAGCTTCCGTCACATGCACGGCTTCGGCAGCCACACCTACAGCTTCCTCAATGCGAAAAACGAGCGCTACTGGGTAAAGTTCACCTTCAAGACCCAGCAGGGTATCCAGAACCTGACCGACGCTGAGGCCACGGATCTCATTGGCAGAGATCGCGAGAGCCATCAGCGCGACCTCTACGAGAGCATCGAAAAGGGTGACTTTCCGCGCTGGACCCTCTACGTCCAGATCATGGAAGAGAAGGACGCGGCCACCTACCACATCAATCCCTTCGATCTCACCACCGTCTGGCCGCACGCGGACTACCCGCTCATCGAAGTCGGCTTCTTCGAACTGAACCGCAACCCCGACAACTTCTTCGCCGAGACCGAACAGGTAGCCTTCGCGCCCTCCAATATTGTTCCCGGCATCGGCTTCTCGCCGGACAAGATGCTCCAGGGCCGGCTCTTCTCCTACGGCGACGCGCAGCGCTACCGGCTCGGTGTCAACCACCATCAGATCCCGGTCAACGCACCGAAGTGCCCCTTCCACAGCTACCACCGAGACGGCCAGATGCGCGTCGACGGCAACAGAGGTGGAACCATCGCCTATGAACCCAACACCAAGAGCGAGTGGCAGCAACAGCCTGACTTCACGGAACCGCCGTTGGCCATCAGCGGAGACGCCTACCACTTCGACTTCCGCGTCGAGAATGACTACTACACCCAACCCGGAAACCTCTTCCGCATGTTGAGCGCAGAGGAAAAGCAGCGCCTCTTCGACAACACCGCGCGCGCCATGGGCGACGCGGAAAAACACGTCAAGGACACTCACATCGCGAACTGCACCAAGGCTGATCCAGCCTATGGCGCAGGAGTGGCGGAAGCGCTCGCCCGTCTCGCAGCCGGCTCCGAAGTCGTGCTCGCGTAA
- a CDS encoding GvpL/GvpF family gas vesicle protein — protein MAWYAYCIGEKQAFPELARHRKPIPLESVLGVSGNQVFLYPASDLAIVVSEHNPAETLNQKAGVDHARVIADCFKHSTVLPFRFGTVFQDDEGLRKSIRSNQRQFQGNLERLHGKTEMHLKIYVDACCTKEMDRNLPLEGVGKEYLSNLRENATRQRERQTRARAVSFQMHRMFSPLDEEVSCRMTESGKMLLDIAHLIDRKCVERYQNKFATTSAMMKECQLQLSGPWPPYHFVHRLTRGAHTPAQTPANASAPAPAPAAPQLEPALAAV, from the coding sequence ATGGCATGGTATGCCTATTGCATCGGTGAGAAACAAGCCTTTCCTGAATTAGCCCGCCATCGCAAACCAATCCCACTGGAGTCCGTACTTGGAGTCAGTGGCAACCAGGTTTTCCTCTATCCAGCCAGTGACTTAGCGATCGTCGTAAGCGAACACAACCCGGCAGAAACTCTAAATCAGAAGGCCGGCGTCGATCACGCCAGAGTTATCGCTGACTGCTTCAAACATTCCACAGTGTTACCCTTCCGTTTCGGTACAGTCTTTCAGGACGATGAAGGACTTCGTAAGTCCATCCGCTCCAATCAGCGCCAGTTTCAAGGCAACCTTGAACGGCTGCACGGCAAGACCGAAATGCATCTCAAAATCTATGTAGACGCTTGTTGCACTAAGGAAATGGATAGAAATCTCCCACTCGAAGGTGTGGGCAAGGAGTACCTTTCCAACCTCCGCGAGAACGCCACCAGGCAACGCGAACGCCAGACCAGGGCGCGGGCGGTGAGCTTCCAGATGCACCGCATGTTCTCTCCTTTGGACGAGGAAGTGAGCTGCCGGATGACGGAAAGCGGCAAAATGCTGCTCGACATTGCGCACCTGATCGATCGCAAATGCGTCGAGCGCTACCAGAACAAGTTCGCGACCACTAGCGCCATGATGAAGGAGTGCCAGTTACAGCTCTCCGGACCATGGCCGCCCTACCATTTCGTGCACCGTTTGACTCGCGGCGCACACACTCCGGCCCAAACCCCGGCGAATGCTTCCGCACCGGCTCCGGCGCCAGCCGCGCCACAGTTGGAGCCAGCACTGGCCGCCGTCTAA
- the pgsA gene encoding CDP-diacylglycerol--glycerol-3-phosphate 3-phosphatidyltransferase has protein sequence MNLPNSITLSRIVMIPLLLWILSPHFPWRGAAGEQELAASVLFILASITDGVDGYLARKRGQITTMGILLDPLADKIMVTAAFIALVAYNPSVVKVWIAVVIIGREFLISGLRSIAASEGFTIQASDLGKLKTVIQIVAVVSAILAHRWFQWEFFGVIIPIEWTAITAIYFATLVSVISAVDYFIGFWKKIDHAAADRRKSFVMTRKGGRSVSPAE, from the coding sequence TTGAACCTGCCTAACTCCATTACGCTGAGCCGCATTGTGATGATTCCACTGCTGCTCTGGATTCTGTCCCCTCATTTCCCGTGGCGTGGCGCTGCCGGGGAGCAGGAGTTGGCGGCATCCGTGCTCTTCATTCTGGCTTCTATTACCGATGGCGTGGATGGCTACCTGGCGCGGAAGCGCGGCCAAATCACGACCATGGGAATTCTGCTGGACCCGCTGGCGGACAAGATCATGGTCACGGCGGCGTTTATCGCGCTGGTGGCCTATAACCCGAGCGTGGTCAAGGTGTGGATCGCGGTGGTGATCATTGGCCGGGAGTTCCTCATTTCGGGGCTGCGTTCGATTGCGGCGTCGGAGGGTTTTACCATCCAGGCGAGCGATCTTGGCAAGCTTAAAACGGTGATTCAGATTGTGGCGGTAGTTTCGGCGATCCTGGCGCATCGCTGGTTTCAGTGGGAGTTCTTCGGGGTCATTATTCCAATCGAATGGACGGCGATCACTGCGATCTACTTCGCGACGCTTGTCTCTGTGATCTCAGCCGTGGATTACTTTATCGGGTTCTGGAAGAAGATCGACCATGCGGCGGCGGACCGGCGTAAGTCGTTCGTGATGACGCGCAAGGGCGGGCGGAGTGTCTCGCCGGCGGAATAG
- a CDS encoding Glu/Leu/Phe/Val family dehydrogenase translates to MATITLEQEINPWEAQSARFDFAARKLNLDPGLWKVLSSPSREIIVHFPVMMDDGRFELFTGYRVQHSQARGPGKGGIRYSPDVTLDEVRALASWMTWKCAVVNIPFGGAKGGVICNPKQMSQGELERMTRRYTSEIIEFIGPEKDVPAPDVNTNEQTMAWIMDTYSMHMRQTVTSVVTGKPLNIGGSRGRQEATGRGVMVMCDESLRYLKLPREGCRVIIQGFGNVGSNTARLMADHGYKIVGIAEYDGGLYNPAGIDVHQLLAYKERNGTTLGFRNAEAMPSEEVLLTECDILIPAATENVITSRNADRIKAKILVEGANGPTTAVADEILAEKRIFVVPDILANSGGVTASYFEWVQDRQGYFWPEAQVIERLEGILRESFEDVVRYAEAHNVNNRIAAYMLAIDRVAVTIKQRGIYA, encoded by the coding sequence ATGGCAACCATTACGCTCGAACAGGAGATCAATCCCTGGGAGGCACAGAGCGCTCGATTTGACTTTGCAGCACGCAAACTGAACCTTGATCCAGGTCTTTGGAAGGTTCTCAGTTCTCCTTCGCGCGAGATCATCGTGCATTTCCCGGTGATGATGGACGACGGCCGCTTTGAGCTTTTCACCGGCTATCGCGTGCAGCACTCGCAGGCTCGCGGCCCCGGCAAGGGAGGCATTCGCTACTCACCCGACGTCACTCTCGACGAAGTTCGCGCACTGGCGAGCTGGATGACCTGGAAGTGCGCTGTCGTCAACATCCCCTTTGGCGGGGCTAAGGGCGGAGTGATCTGCAACCCCAAACAGATGTCCCAAGGCGAACTGGAGCGCATGACGCGCCGCTACACCTCGGAGATCATCGAGTTTATCGGGCCGGAAAAGGATGTTCCCGCGCCCGACGTGAACACCAATGAACAGACGATGGCCTGGATCATGGACACCTACTCGATGCACATGCGCCAGACCGTCACCAGCGTCGTGACCGGCAAGCCGCTCAACATCGGCGGGTCGCGCGGACGCCAAGAGGCGACCGGACGCGGCGTTATGGTGATGTGCGACGAGAGCCTGCGTTACCTGAAACTGCCTCGCGAAGGCTGCCGGGTGATTATTCAGGGCTTTGGGAACGTTGGTTCGAACACAGCGCGGTTGATGGCCGACCACGGTTACAAGATTGTCGGCATTGCCGAGTATGATGGCGGGCTGTACAACCCGGCTGGCATCGATGTGCACCAACTGCTGGCTTACAAGGAGCGCAACGGGACGACGCTCGGGTTCCGCAATGCGGAGGCGATGCCCAGCGAGGAAGTTCTGCTTACCGAATGCGACATCCTGATTCCCGCCGCTACGGAAAATGTCATTACGAGCCGCAACGCCGACCGCATCAAGGCGAAGATTCTGGTGGAAGGCGCCAATGGGCCGACGACGGCCGTAGCCGACGAGATACTTGCGGAAAAGCGAATCTTTGTCGTGCCGGATATTCTGGCTAACTCGGGTGGGGTAACTGCGAGTTATTTTGAATGGGTGCAGGATCGGCAAGGTTACTTCTGGCCCGAGGCGCAAGTTATCGAGCGGCTGGAGGGGATTCTGCGCGAAAGCTTTGAGGATGTGGTTCGCTATGCAGAGGCGCATAACGTGAATAACCGCATCGCGGCTTACATGCTGGCCATCGATCGCGTGGCGGTTACGATCAAGCAGCGTGGGATTTACGCGTAA
- a CDS encoding phytoene desaturase family protein, with product MPRAAIVGSGPNGLSAAITLAQAGIETRVYEGRDTIGGAASTAEVTLPGFCHDLGASVFPMAAASPFFQPLPLRDFGLNWIEPSAPLAHPLDDGTAVMLEHDLVATADGLGVDGAAWTRLMRPLIDHWPNLCREILGPVIHWPSHPILMAHFGIFAALPAATLARTIFRGARARALFAGNAAHSVLPLESPFSSAVALVLAAAGQTTGWPIAAGGAQPISDALAGYLQSLGGRIEPGHSVQSPTELQGFDAILCDISPRGLLAIARSELPASYNHQLTNYRFGPGAFKVDWALSEPIPWKARDCLRAATVHVGGTFEEIAASERAPWASQEAKRGTEQWTGQVPEKPFVLVTQPSLFDPGRAPEGKHTAWGYCHVPNGYAGSSEAVLNAIESQVRRFAPGFRDCILARRVTSTAQFESWNPNLVGGDLSGGAMTLRQLIFRPTPTLYRTPRQGLYLCSASTPPGGGVHGMCGHQAAIAALQDLSGKRRK from the coding sequence ATGCCCCGGGCAGCCATCGTCGGCAGCGGTCCCAACGGCCTCAGCGCCGCCATCACCCTCGCGCAGGCTGGTATTGAAACCCGCGTCTACGAGGGCCGCGACACAATCGGCGGGGCGGCATCGACGGCCGAAGTCACATTGCCGGGCTTCTGCCACGATCTCGGTGCGTCAGTCTTTCCCATGGCGGCAGCCAGCCCATTCTTCCAGCCCTTGCCCTTGCGCGACTTCGGACTGAACTGGATCGAGCCGTCCGCCCCGCTCGCCCACCCCCTCGACGACGGCACAGCCGTGATGCTTGAACACGATCTCGTCGCAACCGCCGACGGACTGGGAGTCGACGGCGCAGCCTGGACGCGGCTGATGCGGCCCCTGATCGACCACTGGCCCAATCTGTGCCGGGAAATCCTCGGTCCCGTCATCCACTGGCCCTCGCATCCGATCCTGATGGCGCACTTCGGCATCTTCGCCGCGCTCCCTGCCGCAACCCTCGCCCGAACCATCTTTCGCGGAGCGCGAGCAAGAGCCTTATTCGCCGGAAACGCAGCCCATTCGGTCCTCCCACTGGAGTCCCCGTTCAGTTCCGCTGTCGCTCTGGTTCTGGCCGCCGCAGGCCAAACCACGGGCTGGCCAATCGCCGCCGGAGGAGCGCAGCCCATCTCGGACGCACTGGCAGGCTATCTGCAAAGCCTCGGTGGACGCATCGAACCCGGGCACTCAGTCCAATCCCCAACCGAATTGCAGGGCTTCGACGCAATCCTCTGCGACATATCTCCCCGAGGACTGCTCGCAATCGCCAGGTCCGAGCTTCCAGCCAGTTACAACCACCAGCTCACGAACTATCGCTTCGGTCCCGGCGCGTTCAAAGTCGACTGGGCGCTCTCCGAACCGATTCCCTGGAAAGCCCGCGACTGCCTGCGCGCTGCAACCGTTCACGTAGGCGGCACATTCGAAGAGATTGCAGCCTCCGAACGCGCTCCGTGGGCCAGCCAAGAGGCCAAACGAGGGACCGAGCAATGGACCGGACAAGTCCCCGAAAAGCCCTTCGTCCTCGTAACCCAACCCAGCCTCTTCGACCCCGGCCGCGCTCCAGAGGGCAAACACACCGCCTGGGGTTACTGCCACGTCCCCAACGGCTACGCCGGGTCGTCGGAAGCGGTACTCAACGCCATAGAATCCCAGGTGCGGCGTTTCGCGCCCGGCTTTCGCGACTGCATCCTCGCCCGCCGCGTCACAAGCACCGCCCAATTCGAATCCTGGAATCCAAACCTGGTCGGCGGCGACCTGTCCGGCGGCGCAATGACCCTCCGTCAGCTAATCTTCCGCCCAACCCCCACGCTCTACCGCACACCCCGCCAAGGACTCTACCTCTGCAGCGCCAGCACACCGCCAGGCGGCGGAGTCCACGGCATGTGCGGCCATCAGGCAGCAATAGCGGCATTGCAAGACCTGAGCGGCAAGAGAAGAAAATAG
- a CDS encoding Nif3-like dinuclear metal center hexameric protein yields MLRSKLFITAYFVASVTISLMATAPYLLAQDSSLDHGSLTASQVIDRIVKATGATLPANTVDTIKAGDPATVVTGIVTTFTPSMDVLRQAVEAGDNLIVTHEPTFYNHLDDPTLFVDDPVYKEKLAYIREHHLVIWRFHDTWHLRDPDGIVEGFVAQAGWKQYQNPGPSSETQMFFTLPQTTVLGLAKDLQRRFHARAVRIVGDPGMKITKVAYRPGASGEAKQAKALERDDVEVLVAGEASEWETVEYVRDAQLQGRRKALILLGHLTSEEAGMDYCTQWLRPMFPSLPVHFIPATEPYWTPQELPKKQGTGSRE; encoded by the coding sequence ATGCTTCGATCCAAGCTGTTTATTACTGCCTATTTTGTTGCCTCGGTGACGATCTCATTGATGGCAACCGCGCCTTATCTTCTGGCACAGGACTCCTCGCTGGATCACGGCTCGCTGACTGCGTCGCAGGTGATTGACCGCATTGTGAAGGCTACGGGAGCTACGCTGCCAGCGAATACGGTGGACACGATCAAGGCTGGCGATCCGGCGACAGTGGTAACCGGGATCGTGACGACCTTTACTCCGAGCATGGATGTGCTGCGCCAAGCAGTTGAGGCTGGCGACAACCTGATCGTGACGCACGAGCCTACGTTCTATAACCATCTCGATGATCCGACGCTGTTTGTGGATGATCCGGTTTACAAGGAGAAGCTGGCTTATATTCGCGAGCATCATCTGGTGATCTGGCGTTTTCACGATACATGGCATTTGCGCGATCCGGATGGGATTGTGGAGGGGTTTGTTGCGCAGGCCGGGTGGAAGCAGTATCAGAATCCCGGTCCTTCCTCTGAGACGCAGATGTTTTTTACGCTGCCGCAGACTACGGTTTTGGGTCTGGCGAAGGATCTGCAGCGGCGTTTCCATGCACGCGCGGTGCGGATCGTCGGCGATCCGGGGATGAAGATCACGAAGGTGGCGTACCGGCCAGGAGCTTCGGGTGAGGCGAAGCAGGCGAAGGCGCTGGAGCGGGACGATGTGGAAGTGCTAGTGGCTGGGGAAGCCTCGGAGTGGGAGACGGTGGAGTATGTTCGCGACGCGCAGCTTCAGGGGCGGCGCAAGGCACTGATTTTGCTGGGACATCTGACTTCGGAAGAGGCTGGGATGGATTACTGCACGCAATGGTTGCGTCCGATGTTTCCGTCGCTGCCGGTTCACTTTATTCCGGCTACGGAGCCTTATTGGACGCCGCAGGAGCTGCCGAAAAAACAAGGAACAGGGAGCCGGGAATAG
- the trpE gene encoding anthranilate synthase component I translates to MAHADPDHLGIQPTRKEFLALAKNHTLVPVFRTLTADLETPVSAFLRAAWESPECFLLESVENGEQIGRYTFIGLNPYKRIVARGRSITISEGKKTVQIEGDVFAILREALSGHTPARLPGLPPFTAGAVGFLSYDVVRQIEKLPATAADELHVPDACLLFFDEVLAFDHVRKEIHLVVTADVTLNSATQAHADAVKRLARLEKRLARPLPKLPKPTGRAGKDKGKLKITHRTRKKDYLAAVERTREYIRAGDVFQAVLSQRLDVEPGVDPFAVYRALRIVNPSPYMFYLRTTPDGVPASKSKKSARAAGPLEVAGSSPEMLVRVSQTKDGSKVEYRPIAGTRKRSSEEAKDLALETEMLTDEKERAEHVMLVDLGRNDVGRVSEYGTVKVDRLMFVERYSHVMHLVSTIQGKLRNGLSAVDALRACFPAGTLSGAPKVRAMEIIEELEPARRGIYGGAVLYADFSGNLDSCITIRSMVAQSGQGHIQAGAGIVADSIPEAEYQECLNKAQAVLRAIERARDL, encoded by the coding sequence ATGGCCCACGCAGACCCCGATCATCTCGGCATCCAGCCCACGCGCAAGGAATTTTTGGCGCTCGCCAAAAACCACACCCTCGTCCCCGTCTTCCGCACCCTGACGGCCGACCTCGAAACCCCGGTCTCCGCATTCCTCCGCGCCGCCTGGGAATCCCCCGAGTGCTTCCTGCTGGAGTCTGTAGAAAACGGCGAGCAGATCGGCCGCTACACCTTCATCGGGCTCAATCCCTACAAGCGTATCGTTGCCCGAGGCCGCTCCATCACCATCTCCGAAGGCAAAAAGACCGTTCAGATCGAGGGCGACGTCTTCGCCATCCTGCGCGAAGCCCTCAGCGGACACACCCCAGCCCGCCTTCCCGGTCTGCCACCCTTCACCGCCGGAGCAGTCGGCTTCCTCAGCTACGACGTCGTCCGCCAGATCGAAAAACTCCCCGCCACGGCCGCCGACGAACTCCATGTTCCCGACGCCTGCCTGCTCTTCTTCGACGAAGTCCTCGCCTTCGACCACGTCCGCAAAGAGATCCACCTCGTAGTCACAGCAGACGTGACCCTCAACTCTGCCACACAAGCGCACGCCGACGCGGTCAAACGCCTCGCACGCCTCGAAAAACGACTAGCCCGCCCGCTGCCCAAACTGCCCAAACCCACCGGCCGAGCCGGAAAAGACAAGGGCAAGCTCAAAATCACCCACCGCACCCGCAAAAAGGACTACCTCGCCGCCGTCGAGCGCACCCGCGAATACATCCGCGCCGGCGACGTCTTCCAGGCCGTCCTCTCGCAGCGCCTCGACGTCGAGCCAGGAGTCGACCCCTTCGCCGTCTACCGCGCCCTGCGCATCGTCAATCCCTCGCCCTACATGTTCTACCTGCGCACGACGCCTGACGGAGTCCCGGCCTCGAAATCGAAGAAGTCCGCCCGCGCCGCCGGTCCTCTCGAAGTCGCCGGCTCATCCCCCGAGATGCTCGTCCGCGTCAGCCAAACAAAAGACGGCAGCAAAGTCGAATACCGCCCCATCGCCGGTACCCGCAAGCGCAGTTCCGAAGAAGCCAAAGACCTCGCCCTCGAAACCGAAATGCTCACCGACGAAAAGGAGCGCGCCGAGCACGTCATGCTCGTCGATCTCGGCCGCAACGACGTAGGCCGCGTCAGCGAATACGGCACCGTCAAAGTCGACCGGCTCATGTTCGTCGAGCGCTACAGCCACGTCATGCACCTGGTCAGCACCATCCAGGGCAAGCTCCGCAACGGCCTCAGCGCCGTCGACGCCCTGCGCGCCTGCTTTCCCGCCGGCACGCTCTCCGGCGCTCCCAAAGTCCGCGCCATGGAGATCATCGAAGAGCTCGAACCCGCCCGCCGCGGCATCTACGGCGGAGCCGTCCTCTACGCCGACTTCTCCGGCAACCTCGACTCCTGCATCACCATCCGCTCCATGGTCGCCCAAAGCGGCCAGGGACACATCCAGGCCGGAGCGGGCATCGTAGCCGACTCAATCCCCGAAGCCGAATATCAGGAATGCCTCAACAAGGCGCAAGCCGTCCTGCGCGCCATTGAGCGTGCACGCGACCTTTAG